CTGGTTTTCAACCAAAAGGATGGTTTGCAAAAGGCATGGCTGTCGCAATACATCGCGGGCCAGATGTCGCCGCCGTTTCATTTCCTGCCATCCTCGAACGGCTTCGTGGATGCCGCGATTGCCGGGCTGGGATGGGGTATGAACCCGGCGGTCCTTGCCAAAGACGCCTTGGAACAGGGGCGATTGCTGCCACTCCTGACCAATGCTCCATTGGATGTTGCCCTCAGCTGGCAGGTTGGTCGCGTACTTGCACCTGCCCTCAAACCGCTTACACATGCGGTTCAACGTGCCGCCAAGCAGGTCCTGCTGCCGCCCAGCGCGAACTGATCGCACACCAAAGTTTCGGAGGAACCGATGTTTTCACGCGATGCCCTCAGCTATGATCCCATTCCATTGCCTGACCGGTCCGAGATCAGCGATGCTGACATGCAAGGTGCCGCACAAGAGTTCTACGACAAGATGCGCCAGCGCCATACGGTGCGAGATTTCAGCCTCCGCCCCGTGGACCGCTCTGTGATCGAAACGTGTCTGCGTACGGCAGGCACCGCGCCGTCTGGCGCCAATCATCAACCCTGGCATTTTGCTGCGATCTCGGCCCCTGACCTAAAGCAGCGCATTCGAGAAGAAGCTGAAGAAGAGGAGCGCCGGTTCTACGCAGGCGGCGCAGGTGACGAATGGATAAAAGCGTTGGAGCCCATCGGCACCAACGCTGTCAAAGAACATCTGACTATTGCACCCTGGCTGATCGTGGTGTTCGCCCAGCGCTGGGGACACTTCGAAGATGGGACGCGGTACAAGAACTACTACGTGCCGGAAAGCGTGAACATTGCCACCGGGTTTCTGCTGGCTGCGCTACACCACGCGGGCCTCAGCACTTTGACCCATACCCCAAATCCGATGCGGTTTCTGAACGATGCACTGGACCGCCCTGCATCGGAAAAACCGACAATGATCATCGCAGTAGGTCACCCTTCGGAAAACGCAACGGTACCTGCGGTGGCAAAGCTGAAGAAACCGCTTGAGGAGATTTCTTCGTTCTTCTGAAGACCCCTGGATTATTCCTGCGAAAGGGGCGCGTCCTTCTGTACGGGTGACATCATGCGATAGCATGTCGCGCAGGCCACCAGACTGGCGGCAACGATGAAGCCGACCGCCAAGGCGACCTCGTGCATATGCGCGACAGCGGCCAAGGCCGCCGAAAGCAGAACCGCGAACAATCGTGTGAACGACTTGATTGCGGCTGATCCCTGCACACGTTGTTCCTTGGGCGCGACATCCAGAAAATATAGTTTGCGCGCACTGCTGATCCCTGTCACCGCGACCGTGACAACAAACAGCGCGACGGCATGCAGATGAACCTCGTGATCGATGCCCAAGTAGTGGAACGCCAAAAGAACAGCTCCGGTTGCCGCCACCATCAAGGTGCCAACCACCATGACGGCGCGATGAGACTTCATGTTCACGATTTGCCACAGCGGTCCTGAAACGAGATACCCCGAGGCGGAAGACACGATCATCGCAGTCAGACCTTTCGCCGAACTGTGATGCGCCTCGGCCGCGATGAGCGCAAAAAACGGGACAGATAACGAGACTGCCACCAAAGGCATACGCATGGCCATGTAACGCCGAAACCAGGCCTGCTCGAACATACCCAGAATACCTTGAACATTGGACCTGAGCGACAACCTTGTTTTGGTTTCAGTCGGTTTTGCCGGTGCGGCAGAGCGTGCATTCTCTGTCATCGCCAACATCAACAGACCCGATAGCAGAAAGAACGCGACAGACACGCCGATCATTGTGGAATGGCGGGAAAAGGGTGGGTTTTCCTTGGTGATCTGATGCACCAGCAATGCAAGGCCAATGGCACATAATCCACCTCCGCCAAGCTGCAGATAGTGCATCACCATGCGAGATCGGGAATGGACATGATCGCCCAGCAGATCGGTGAACATCAGGTTCTGAACCTCGTCCACCAGACCGATCACAAAAAAGACTGAAACGAAAACTACGGCGATCAAAGGGACGACGCCGGTCGCGGCTGCGGCCATTGCAAGGACAAGACAGGCACCGATAACGGCCTCGGTTATGGCAATTGCGCGCTTCTTTTGCGGTTTTGCTGCAATGGACTGCGCCAGAAAGAAATCGGAAATCATGCTTCCAACCATCCGCACCGAAACCAGCGCGCCTGCCACAAACATGGGCAGTTCGAAAGACACCGCCAGAAACGGCAATACCACCGATGGGCTGCCCAGCGTCCACGCAACCTGTGACACAATACTCTGGCCGGTCAGAACCGGTACATTGCGCTTGGCGGTATCAGGTGTTTCGGATGTCATTGGCCTTTCGGTTGCGCCTTCCCTGCGGATCAACACCCGCCCAGCCTATGCGTTTACGGGGATTCAGCCAATAACCCTCAGAATTTGTACCAAAACGAAAAACCCGACCAGATTGGCCGGGCTTCGTATTGGCGATTTGCAGCAGCTCAGAGCTGAGCCATCACTTCGTCAGTGGCTTCGAAGTTGGTTGTGACGCGCTGCACGTCGTCATCGTCTTCCAGCGCATCGACCAGCTTCATCAGCTTTTGCATGTCTTCCAGACCCAGCTCGGTCGTCGTAGTCGGTTTCCAAACCAGCTTGGTGGATTCCGATTCACCCAGTGCTTCTTCCAATGCGTTTGACACATCGTTCAGGTCCGTGTCCGCACACCAGATGATATGGCCATCTTCCGAGCTTTCGACATCTTCGGCACCGGCTTCGATCGCGGCTTCGAAAATTGTGTCTGCATCGCCAGCATCCGCCTGATAGACAACTTCGCCCTTACGGTCGAACATAAACCCGACCGAGCCCGTCTCGCCCAGATTTCCACCGTTCTTGGAAAAGGTCGAGCGCACGGTCGAAGCGGTGCGGTTGCGGTTGTCTGTCATGGTCTCGACGATCACCGCGACACCGTTCGGGCCGTAACCCTCGTAGCGGATTTCTTCGTATTCGTCGCCTTCACCTGCAACCGATTTCTTGATTGCGCGGTCGATCACGTCCTTGGGGACCGAGTTCGACTTTGCCTCTTTCACCGCCAGACGCAGGCGCGGGTTCTTGTCGGGGTCGGGGTCGCCCATTTTGGCGGCCACTGTGATTTCTTTCGATAGTTTGGAAAACAGTTTGGACCGCGCGGCGTCCTGACGTCCCTTGCGGTGCTGGATGTTGGCCCATTTGGAGTGGCCTGCCATAGTGCGTCCTCGTCATCGTGATTACGTGTTCGGCGCTCATATAGACGTTTGCAGGGGGCGGGATCAAGAGAGCGACTTGCTCCTTGCGAGGCTGGGACTATGGTGACTGTATGACGACGGATCAGATTATTCTTTTTGCGCTATTCATTACGGTTTTTGGAATGCTGCTTTGGGGTCGGTTTCGTTACGACCTTGTGGCTTTTGCCGCACTGATGATCGGTGTCGTGCTGGGTGTTGTGCCAGTGGATGACGCTTTTGCAGGGTTCGGCCACCCGGCCACCATCATCGTGGCGCTGGTTCTGGTCGTCTCTGCCGGTTTGGTCCGGTCAGGGGCGGTGTTCATGATCACCCGCACATTGGTCGATGCCTCACGTGGGCTGGGCGCGCATATTGCGCTGATGGGCGGGATCGGTGCGGTCCTGTCAGCCTTCATGAACAACGTGGCTGCGCTGGCTTTGCTGATGCCGGTGGACATCCAAACCGCGCGCAAGGCGGGGCGGTCTGTGGGTCTGTCGCTGATGCCGCTGAGCTTTGCCACCATTCTTGGGGGGATGGCAACACTGATCGGCACCCCTCCGAACATCATCATCGCATCGATCCGACAGGAAACACTGGGCGAGCCGTTTCACATGTTCGATTTTGCGCCCGTGGGCGGGATAGCCGCAATTGCTGGTCTTGCCTTTGTCGCTCTGGTCGGCTGGCGTCTGATCCC
The genomic region above belongs to Ruegeria sp. HKCCD4315 and contains:
- a CDS encoding nitroreductase family protein, whose translation is MFSRDALSYDPIPLPDRSEISDADMQGAAQEFYDKMRQRHTVRDFSLRPVDRSVIETCLRTAGTAPSGANHQPWHFAAISAPDLKQRIREEAEEEERRFYAGGAGDEWIKALEPIGTNAVKEHLTIAPWLIVVFAQRWGHFEDGTRYKNYYVPESVNIATGFLLAALHHAGLSTLTHTPNPMRFLNDALDRPASEKPTMIIAVGHPSENATVPAVAKLKKPLEEISSFF
- a CDS encoding permease, with protein sequence MTSETPDTAKRNVPVLTGQSIVSQVAWTLGSPSVVLPFLAVSFELPMFVAGALVSVRMVGSMISDFFLAQSIAAKPQKKRAIAITEAVIGACLVLAMAAAATGVVPLIAVVFVSVFFVIGLVDEVQNLMFTDLLGDHVHSRSRMVMHYLQLGGGGLCAIGLALLVHQITKENPPFSRHSTMIGVSVAFFLLSGLLMLAMTENARSAAPAKPTETKTRLSLRSNVQGILGMFEQAWFRRYMAMRMPLVAVSLSVPFFALIAAEAHHSSAKGLTAMIVSSASGYLVSGPLWQIVNMKSHRAVMVVGTLMVAATGAVLLAFHYLGIDHEVHLHAVALFVVTVAVTGISSARKLYFLDVAPKEQRVQGSAAIKSFTRLFAVLLSAALAAVAHMHEVALAVGFIVAASLVACATCYRMMSPVQKDAPLSQE
- a CDS encoding YebC/PmpR family DNA-binding transcriptional regulator, with the protein product MAGHSKWANIQHRKGRQDAARSKLFSKLSKEITVAAKMGDPDPDKNPRLRLAVKEAKSNSVPKDVIDRAIKKSVAGEGDEYEEIRYEGYGPNGVAVIVETMTDNRNRTASTVRSTFSKNGGNLGETGSVGFMFDRKGEVVYQADAGDADTIFEAAIEAGAEDVESSEDGHIIWCADTDLNDVSNALEEALGESESTKLVWKPTTTTELGLEDMQKLMKLVDALEDDDDVQRVTTNFEATDEVMAQL